One genomic window of Actinoalloteichus hoggarensis includes the following:
- the nuoH gene encoding NADH-quinone oxidoreductase subunit NuoH: MNPAAELLVDDPIWLILIKVVVIFAIPIVITILMIWAERRIIGRMQQRPGPNRAGPFGILQSLADALKLAFKEDIRPSMADKWVYFLAPILAAIPALLAMAVIPLGGEVTIFGERTVLQVAEVPAGVLVVLACASIGVYGILLAGWSSGSPYPLLGALRSAAQVISYEIAMGLAIVSVVFYAGSLSTSQIVEAQMQQGWFALLLAPAFLIYLVSMIGETNRAPFDLPEAESELVGGFHTEYSSLKFAMFFLAEYVNMVTVSALATTMFLGGWAAPWPLSQIGDGVLNTGWWPLLWFALKLGACLFLFIWVRAALPRFRYDQFMHLGWKVLVPAALGFFVVVAVIRVLRESEGVSPTHIMIVLAVLLVIVVAISFLFPDRAAPQDEGPPVSGSGYPLPPLDLKVPDVPVRRSVSATSEQKPAGIAGGTRRGATRSVGKADDSASSAPASSPKEGGDGTV, translated from the coding sequence ATGAACCCCGCAGCCGAGCTGCTGGTCGACGACCCGATCTGGCTGATCCTGATCAAGGTCGTCGTGATCTTCGCGATCCCGATCGTCATCACCATCCTGATGATCTGGGCCGAGCGGCGCATCATCGGCCGGATGCAGCAGCGTCCCGGCCCGAACCGTGCGGGGCCCTTCGGCATCCTGCAGTCGCTCGCCGACGCCTTGAAGCTCGCCTTCAAGGAGGACATCCGGCCCTCGATGGCCGACAAGTGGGTGTACTTCCTGGCGCCGATCCTGGCCGCCATCCCCGCGCTGCTCGCGATGGCGGTGATCCCGCTGGGCGGCGAGGTCACGATCTTCGGCGAGCGCACGGTGCTCCAGGTCGCCGAGGTGCCCGCGGGCGTGCTGGTGGTGCTGGCCTGTGCGTCGATCGGCGTCTACGGCATCCTGCTCGCGGGCTGGTCCTCCGGGTCGCCGTATCCGCTCCTCGGCGCGCTGCGCTCCGCCGCCCAGGTGATCTCCTACGAGATCGCCATGGGCCTGGCGATCGTCAGCGTCGTCTTCTACGCGGGATCGCTGTCGACCTCGCAGATCGTCGAGGCACAGATGCAGCAGGGCTGGTTCGCCCTGCTGCTGGCACCGGCCTTCCTGATCTACCTCGTCTCGATGATCGGTGAGACCAACCGGGCGCCCTTCGACCTCCCCGAGGCCGAGTCCGAGCTGGTCGGCGGCTTCCACACCGAGTACTCCTCGTTGAAGTTCGCCATGTTCTTCCTCGCCGAGTACGTCAACATGGTCACGGTCTCGGCGCTGGCCACCACGATGTTCCTCGGCGGCTGGGCCGCGCCGTGGCCGCTCTCGCAGATCGGCGACGGCGTCCTCAACACCGGCTGGTGGCCGCTGCTGTGGTTCGCGCTGAAGCTGGGCGCCTGTCTGTTCCTGTTCATCTGGGTGCGGGCCGCACTGCCTCGGTTCCGCTACGACCAGTTCATGCACCTGGGCTGGAAGGTCCTGGTGCCCGCGGCACTCGGCTTCTTCGTCGTCGTCGCCGTGATCCGCGTGCTGCGCGAGTCCGAGGGCGTGAGCCCGACGCACATCATGATCGTGCTGGCCGTGCTGCTGGTGATCGTGGTCGCGATCAGCTTCCTGTTCCCGGATCGGGCGGCTCCGCAGGACGAGGGCCCGCCGGTGTCGGGCAGCGGTTACCCGCTGCCGCCACTGGACCTCAAGGTGCCCGACGTACCGGTCCGGCGCAGTGTCTCCGCGACGTCGGAGCAGAAGCCGGCAGGCATCGCGGGCGGCACCAGGCGCGGCGCGACTCGCTCCGTGGGCAAGGCGGACGACTCCGCTTCTTCCGCACCGGCCAGCTCCCCCAAGGAGGGCGGCGATGGGACTGTTTGA
- the nuoI gene encoding NADH-quinone oxidoreductase subunit NuoI — translation MGLFDPLKGFGVTFSTMFKKVATEEYPEVKKIPAERFHGRHQLNRHPDGLEKCVGCELCAWACPADAIFVEGGDNTEEARYSPGERYGADYQINYLRCIGCGLCVEACPTRSLTMTTEYELANDNRQDLIFTKEDLLAPLLAGMEQPPHPMRLGKDEQDYYVHGPELARKAGVPAGATVETGSEEARR, via the coding sequence ATGGGACTGTTTGATCCCCTCAAGGGCTTCGGCGTCACCTTCTCGACCATGTTCAAGAAGGTGGCCACCGAGGAATACCCTGAGGTCAAGAAGATTCCGGCGGAGCGTTTCCACGGCCGCCACCAGCTCAACCGGCACCCCGACGGACTGGAGAAGTGCGTCGGCTGCGAACTGTGCGCCTGGGCGTGTCCCGCCGACGCGATCTTCGTGGAGGGCGGCGACAACACCGAGGAGGCCCGTTACTCGCCCGGTGAGCGTTACGGCGCCGACTACCAGATCAACTATCTGCGTTGCATCGGCTGCGGACTCTGCGTCGAGGCCTGCCCGACCCGGTCGTTGACCATGACGACCGAGTACGAGCTGGCGAACGACAATCGACAGGACCTCATCTTCACGAAGGAGGACCTGCTCGCGCCGCTGCTCGCAGGCATGGAGCAGCCGCCGCACCCGATGCGCCTGGGCAAGGACGAGCAGGACTACTACGTCCACGGTCCGGAGCTGGCCAGGAAGGCGGGCGTGCCCGCCGGTGCCACGGTGGAGACCGGTTCTGAGGAGGCCCGACGGTGA